The DNA region AATATCTTTGAGTTGGAATGgtcatttagttttgtttttttttttaaagattttatttatttatttgttagagagagagagtgcaagcagggcgagctgcaggcagaggaagagggagaagcaggctccccaccgaggagggagcctgacacggggctggatcccaggactctggtatcatgacctgagtcaaaggcagacgcttaaccatctgagccacccaggcgcccctggtcattTAGTTTAATTTCTCACCCATAACAGAAAGAATTACCCAGCCCTTGCTTAAACGCCTAGAATTACAGAGAGTTTATCAGTTCGGTATGTAGTTCATACACTAGGAAGTATCAATTCTTTAAGACTTCCCTCCTGGAAATACAAGGACAAAATACTCTGAAGGGTCTTCTTATTACAATACAACTAGATCCATGACAGAGCATACTTTCTGAAGCATTACTGGGcttgcaggaaaaaaacagaagtctCTAGGGgcgacaaacaaaaacaataaataaaatacaatatactaAGAATGGAGTGGGAAATGGTAATCAGTATTCACCAGGCAAACCCAAGGTCATGGTTGCCCCAGTGAAAATAACAACATTGGGTAGAAAGggtaagatggcagagtaggaagattCTGAACTCACATCCTCCCCTGGACACACCAAGGCTGCAATTACGTACAGTACACTTTACTCTAAGACTAGAACACTAGCAGAACAGTACTTCCACAGCTAAAGATACAAATaaagggtaggaggggcagagatgcaATCAAGAACTAAACCCCTGATGCAGAGACCCACAAGCAGGAGGGATATCACAGGTGTGGAGGTTCCACACTGAAGAGCAaggggttcaagccccacactgggcaacCCTTGCCCTGGGGAtctgcactgggaagatgagctcccataacatctggctttgaaaatcagcaggGCTTACTCCAAGGGAGCCAGAGGGTTATAGGAACTGAGATTCTGTTCTTAAAGGGCTGCCACATAGTAACCCTCACTCTGAGACCCAACACAaaggcagcagtttgaaaagcacctgggcTGGAGTGAAGGAGATTTACTGACAAATTTTAGGGTGTGTGATGGAGGGACAGGGATCTATAGGAAATTCCTCCAGGAAAAAAAGTGCTGGTaagcactatttatttatttatttatttatttagccttcCTTCAGCCTAGATGGCCTAACACTGGTGGATGCCAGTTCTGACACTCTCCATTTACCTTGTTTGCACCTATGGACCCATCCCAGCATCCCCTTGCAGACCCATCCTGCCCAACCTGCCCACCCTGGCAACTGTGTCTTCCAAAGCCTCTAGTGTCCTGTCATGCCCAGCAGGTAGCCTCAGCTAGGACAGACACTCCTCCAGAGTgactcctgccctgcccctgctctcatgcatggcacgtgctctctctcaaataaataaataaataaataagactgttAAATACAAAgggtgttatatataaacctcatggtaaccacaggtcatgatctcagggtcatgagattgagccccatgtcaggctctgtgctgggcatgaagcctgcctaagattctctctctccctctccccctcccctgcacagatgcacatgcacactctctcttaaataaataaataaataaataaataatagactgTTAAATACATAGGGTGTTATAGATAAACCTCATgataaccacaaaccaaaaacctataacAAATACACaagaaatcagaaagagaaaggaatccaagcataatactaaaaaaaatcatcaaatcgccagagaagaaagggacagagaagaattataaaaagaaccagaggggagcctggctggctcagtcagtaagcatgcaactcttgatcttggggttgtaagttcaagcctcatgttaagtatggaaataaaaataaaatcttaaaaaaacaaagaaccgggatgcctgggtggctcagttggttaagcatctgcctttggcttgggtcatgatctcagggtcctgggattgagtcccatatagggctccttgctcagcagggaatctgcttcttcctctgcctgcctctctcactctctcattctctctgacaaataaataaaatattaaaaaaaaaaaaaaaaaaaccagaaacaatcaacaaaattgcAGTAAGTATAAacttatcaataattaatttaaatgtaaatggactaaaggtcaaaagacataaggtaattaaatggataaaaataaataagattcctatatgctgcctacaagagactcactttaaatataaagacatatgcaaaatgagtgaagggatagaaaaccatattccatgcaaatggaaataaaaaacctgGGGTAGCAATAAttatatcacacaaaatagactttagaaCAGCAaacataacaagagacaaagaacagcattacataatgataaaggggatACAGCAATTTATTTACCAACAAATtcaacaacctagaagaaatggataaattcctagaaacatacaatcttcccagaatgaatcaggaagaaatagaaaatctaaacagatgaATTACTAGTAATTAAAttgaatcaataaacaaaaaactctcaaaacCAACAGAAGTCAGGACCAGACTGCTACAAatgtaaattctaccaaacatttaaagacttaatatctattctcaaactattccaaaaaacagaaaaggaagaattgtttcaaattcattctataaggacAACactaccctgataacaaaaccagacacccaaaaaaaaggaagggaaggaaagggaagagaggaaaagaaaagaaaagaaaattagaagccaatatccctaatgaacaaagatgcaaaaatcctcaacaaaatattagcaaactgaattcaataatacatttaaatcaACTGCAATCAACTGcaatttattccaaggatgcaaggatgggtcaatatccacaaatcagtgtgatacaccacattaacaaaatggagaataaaaaccatatggtcatctcattaaatgcagaaaaatcatttggcaaattcaacatccattcatgtgataaaaactctcaacaaagtgatATAGAGGGAACAAAACTCAATATAATAATGGCTATCtgtgacaaacccacagctaacatagtCAGTGGTGAAAAGGTGAAAGCTTTTCTTTAAGATCAGTAACAAGACAAGTGTGTttactcttgccacttttattcaacacagtactagaagtcctagccacagcaatcagacaagaaactaaaataaaaggcaaccaaattagtaaggaagaaataaaactcactatttgcagatgacataatactatatatagaaaaccctaaagactccaccaaaaaactattagaataaatgaattcagtaaatttgcaggatataaaattaatatacagaaatatgttgtttttatatactaataagctagcagaaagagaaattaagaaaacaatcccatttacaattgcaccaaaaataataaaatacctaggaataaattttacCAAGGAGGTggaagacctatactctgaaaactacaagatattgatgaaagaaattaaaggtaaCATAAACAAATTGAAAGATATACCCTGCTCATggaatgaaagaattaatatcattaaaatgtccatactggggcgcctgggtgtctcagtcgttgggcgtctgccttcggctcaggtaatgatcccagggtcctgggatcgagccccgcactgggctccctgctcggcgggaagcctgcttctccctctcccactcctcctgcttgtgttccctctctcactgtgtctttctctgtcaaataaataaataaaacctttaaaaataaataaaataaataaaataaaatgtccatactgcccaaagcaatctacaggttcaatgaaatttctatcaaaatactaacaacaggggctcctgggtggctaagtcgttaggcatctgccttcagctcaggtcatgatcccacagtcctgggatcgagccctgcattgggctccctgctcagcggagactgattctccctctcccactctccctgtttgtgttccctctctcgctgtgtctctctctgtcaaataaataaaatctttttaaaaatgctaacaacgttttttacagaactagaattatcctaaattcatatggaaccttgaaggaccctgaatagccaaagcaatcttgagaaagcagaacaaagctgaaggtatcacactcccagatttcaaactatactacaattCATTGGTAATCAgaacagtgtggtactagcacaaaaatagacacatagatcaatggaataaaacagagagcccagaaataaacccacatttatacagtcaactaatctatgacaaaggaagcaagattatacaatggggaaaagacagtctctttgtTAAATagtattgagaaaactggacaaacaTAAGCAAAGGAATGAAAGTAGACcgctttcttataccatatacaaaaataaagtcaaaatggattaaagacttggggcgcctgggtggctcagttggttaagcgactgccttcggctcaggtcatgatcctggagtcccgggatcgagtcccgcatcgggctccctgctcagcagggagtctgcttctccctctgaccctcccccctcttgtgctctctctcattctctctctctcaaataaataaataaaatcttaaaaaaaaaaaatggattaaagacttaaatgtgagccctaaaaccataaaactcctaaaaaaaaaaaaaaaaggccataatctctctgacatcagtcttagcaatatttgttTGGATCTATCTCTTcagaaaaggcaacaaaagcaaaaataaacaagtgggactatacaaaaataaaaagtttttgcacagtgaCAGAAACTatcaatgaaacaaaagacaatctactgaatgggagatatttgcaaatgacatacccagTAAGGagctattatccaaaatatatagagaaatcatacaacttaacaccaataaaataatctgattttaaaatgggcagaaggggcgcctggctggctcagtcagtaaagcatctgcctttagctcaggtcatgatcccagggtcctggaatccagccctccatcaggctccctgctctcggggagcctgcttctccctcccctccccactcgtgtgctcgtgcacgtgctctctctctcaaataaataatctttaaaaataaataaataaaaataaataaaaatgggcagaagacatgaataaacccttttccaaaaaatacatacagatggccaacaagcacatgaaaagatgttcaacatcactaaattatcagggaaatgcacatcaaaaccacaatgagatatcacctcacacctgtcagaatggctaaaatcaaaaagacccaaaataacaagtgttggtgtggatgtggagaaaaaggaaccctcgtgcccTGTTGgggagaatgtaaattggtgcagcactatgaaaataatatggaggttcctcaaaaaattaaaaataaaaataccagatGATTTGGTAACTCCACTTCTTAGTATTTACCTGAAGAACATgcaaacactaacttgaaaagatatatgtgctCTTATGTTTATcgcagcagtatttacaataaccaaaatatagaagcaacctaagtatccatcaataaatgaatggatacaacagaatattattcagtcaataaaaaaagaaatcttgctatttgtgataTGACtagacctaaagggtattatgctaagtgacataagtcagacagagaaagacaaataccatttgacttcacttatatgtagaatctaaaaaacaaaacaaagaaaacagaaacagactcataaatacagagaacaaattgatggttgccagaggggaaggtgTAAAGGGCTAGGCAAAACAGTTGAAGGGGACTAAGAGGTATAAACTCCCAGTTATACAATAAATCGATCATgaggatgtaaagtacagcatagggaatatagtcaaaaatattgtattaactttATGGTGACTTATCATGGAGAATATCTCATAATGTACAtagtgtcaaatcactatgttgtacatttgacactaatataatattgtagtcaactatacttcaattaaaaataaataaattttttaaaaagaccaacactgatgggtacctgggtggctcagctggttaggctgccttcagctcaggtcatgatcccagggtcctgggatcaagctgtgcatccaggctccctgctcagcagggagtctgtttctccctttccctctctctctgcccctcccacccccacttgtgctctctctgtcaaataaatatttgtacagagagggggcgcctgggtggctcagtccttaagtgtctgccttcggctcaggtcatgatcccggggtcctgggatcgggcccccctgcttgtgttcctgctctcactatctctctctctctgtcaaatgaataaataaaatctttaaaaatatatatttgtacgGAGAGAGTACAAATATTTGTACAAAAGTACAAATAAATctttgacagagagggagcatagcagggggagcggaagagggagaagcaggctccccaccaagcaaggagcccaatgtggggcttgatcccaggaccctggaatcacgatctgagccaaaggtaggtgcctaactgactgagacacccaggcgcccaataaataaaatctttaaaaaaaaaaaaaattaccaacacTGGGTCCAAGACTAAGCCTTGGACCAGCTTCAAAGTAGGAGACCTGAGTATTGGACTACTGCATGAAGCCAGGattccagaaggaagaaaatgcaaatcctCTCTTCAGGAAGCATCCATGATTTACAACCTGAGGATTTCATGATTAAGATTAGCCAAATGTTACCTATAAAAGCAAATACTGCAAAATACTCATCTAAATAAATCATCACACAGACCCGCCCCTGACTCCCGACTGTGCTTGTCCCATCCGCCTTGCCGTCTTTGCAGCCATGGCGGCCTCTGCGCTCCCCGCATGACTGGCCCTGCAACCGGGGCCCAGGACCCCGCGTGCCTTCTGTACCTCTGTGTCTCTAGCCACCCTCTCTGCGATACCAAGCCCGCGTACAGCAGACAGAACATCCAGATATGAAAGACCACTGAGAAGAAAGGCACTACCTCCTAGGACAGAGAAAATGACCACGTGACCAAGATTGGCCTAGTGTTTATCCTGTTGCAGCACCATTTAAACCATCTGCTGTACCTCTTCCCATTCGAATGGGTTATCCAGTAAAAAGGGGGGTGCCCAAGGCAAAGGAGGGAAATCTAGAACTTTTAAAGATACCCAATTATCTGCATTTAACTCCTGTAGCAATTAAAAAGCACTGTGAAGCTCTTAAAGATTTCTGCACTGAGTGGCCAGCTGCACTGGACAGTGATGAGAAATGCGAGAAGCATTTTCCCATTGAAATTGACACAACTGATTATGTTTCAGCCGGACCATCTATTCGAAACCCCAAAGCACGAGTAGTAACCTTAAGGGTGCCCTTTAAAGAGACAGAATTATGATTATGCAATGTATCTGCTAACAGTTTTATACCATGAGTCTTGGaaaaccaaagaacagtagaaataTAAGACTGAAGCAGACATGGAAGAGTATGTATGGAACAATAGCTCCTCTGAAAAAAATATCCTGGAAACACTTCTCCAAATGAAAGTTGCTGAGAAAAATCTGGAAGTAAATAAAGAGCTCCTTGCTACAAAAGaagttgaagaatacaaaaagTCTGTTGTTAGTCTTAAGAACGAGGGGGACAATGAAAATACCCTTTCTCAGTACAAAGAATCAGTGAAGAAACTATTAAATCTAATgtgatttatttagaaaaatctccttgatttgttaattttatgatatatctgtaatcattatctcattttatataaatttgaaaaatttgccaataaataaataaataaatcatcacaAATGAGACTCAGAGGAAACAACAAACAGTAATTTTAGACACTAATAGTCTTCATATATTAGAAGtatgagatttaaaatataaaactatgcaCAAAATGTATGAGAAATGAAAGACTGAATCTATAAATGAATAAGCAATATAAAGCATATTAACTATGATAAGACAGATACGGAAATAAACCAACAGAAAACTCTTAGGTGAGAAGTATAATTACTGAATTATAAAACTCAAAAGATGGGTTTTAGAATAGATGCAgctaaagaaattttttttttaatttatttatttaattgagaaagagagagagagagagagacagcatgagagggaacacaagcagggggagtgggagagggagaagcaggcttcaggccgagcagggagcccgatgcagggctcgatcccaggaccccgggatcatgacctgagctgaaggcagtcgcttaaccaactgagccacccaggtgccccagctaaAGAGATTATTAATGTCTTCAAAAAACTACCTAGAATGCGGCACAGAGACAAGGagatggaaatgaggaaaaagagatTAAGAGACAAAAAGCATAGGATGACAATGTCTAATATAAATCTAAtcagagttccagaaagagaaaatggaaaacagacatttttcaaagagatcACCATTGATAATTTTCCAAAACTTATCAAGGACATTAATCTATATATAGCATTGTGGTATAGATATAggtataggaaaaataaaaagaaatccagaggAACTAAATGTACTCTCCTGCatgaaataacaataacaacaacaaaaagacaaagtatGTGGAACAATTTTCAAGACACGTGtgacacaaaaattttaaagacactgGATATAAGGCAATGAAAGAAAGTAATCACTGAGAGGCCAGAAGTAAATAAAGTAAGCCCTATGATTGCTCCAAGTTTTGGACCTGAAAGGCCAAAGCACAAGGACAAAGAAACCCAGGATAAGCCCAGTGGATTCCCTGAGTTAAGGAGACAGAGCTAAGAGTctagggagaggaaagaagacagGGTACCAGAGAGAAAAGAGCTGTACAGAAAATCCCCTAGAGGTCCGCAGAGGGTCCTTCTCATGTATTCAGGTAAGTAATGATTAGGGCATCAATGTGAAGAAACTATCTGAGGCCAGGGAAGGAGCCAGCTGAAAGGATCAATAGCTAAAAGCACCCAGCACTCACATGTGGCTCAAAATAGTGCTGGTTCCAACTAGTCAGACTGGAAAAACTTACAATTCATGGGTCATCGGATAGAGTACAAAGAAAACTCTTGTCTAAGTATTCAGAAATAATTAGCCCTAAATTAAGCGCTGTTCTGGTCCCACCTAAAGGCCCAAAAGgatcacattattttcaagtagcTTAATCATGTTCCAGATCAAAGttcaagaatatttttagaaatagaaaaatacagggcgcctgggtggctcagtcagttaagcgactgccttcggctcaggtcatgatcctggagtcccgggatcgagtcccgcatcgggctccctgctcagcggggagtctgcttctccctctgaccctcccccatctcatgctctctctctcattctctctgtctgaaataaataaataaaatcttaaaaaaaaaaaaaaagaaatagaaaaatacatagcaTCCAGTAGGCTAAAATTCTCAATGTCTGCCATCCAATCAAATTtatcaggcatgcaaagaagtCAGAAAACACCTATGAGGAGAAAAACACTGACCCAGAACTGGCATAAATGTTAGAATTAACAGACATGGACATTAAAACCTGGAGGAGGTCATTCAAATTCTAGGAAATAAGTTTCCATGAACTTTGGTGGCATAGAAAACTGACCTGCCAGAGTTCCAGGGAGAGCCTGATGAGATTTCCATACAGAAGTGTCAGGAAACAGCTCGCCAGGTACAGGGGCCTGTACTGCTGGAGGACACCTATCTGTGCTTCAGTGCCCTTGGGAGCCTCCCTGGCCCCTACCTAAAGTGGTTTTTGGAGAAGTTAAAGCCTGAAGGTCTCTACCAGCTCCTGGCTGGGTTTGAGGACAGACTTGCCTGTGTGCTCTGCACATTTGTGCTCAGCACCAGGGACCCCACCAAGTTAGTGTCCCTGTTCAGGGTCCAGATCGGGGTGCCCCAAGGCTTCCAGAACTTTGGCTGGGACCTCTGCTTTCAGCCTGATGGATATGAGCAGGCATATGCAAAGATGCCCATAGCTGAGAAGAACACCATCTCCCATCACTTCCAGGCCCTGACTGAGCTAGAAAAACACTTTTGCAGCCTGACTCTCTGGTAGCCAGTGATGACTGTCCTGGCTAGGAATCTAGGGAAGACTAGCCCGAAACCTCCGCCATCAGAGAGGCTCTCCTCCAAGTATTACATTCAGGGTTACCACTTCCTAGGAGTGTTGAGACAGCCTCACCAGCCCTGTTTGGAGGAGCAGTTGGCTCTGCTTGGAGAAACTGTGGGCAAGGGACACCATTGTCATGCCCTTGAGGATTCAGTTATCCCTCCCACAGCTTCCTGGCCTGGAATCCTGAAAGGACCTTGGATGTTAAAGTGGCCATGGTAGGATCGAGGGTTTGGGAAGAACCACACAAATAGCCctagatgtttttaaaatgcagcaaataaaaatactgaaagcacTTGCTTCCAATGTAAAATGGATGTATcagctttggggggaaaaaaactataaCTATATTCTATATGTTTGCATTGTTaagtagagacatggaagatatttttgaaaagaccCAAATTGAGcttttagagatgaaaactacaatatCTGAGTTGAACATCACTGGAGAGGATTAAAAGCAGATTAGATACTGCAGAAGAAAAGACtagtgaacttgaaaataaagcaatagaaactatccaaaatgaacagaaaaagattttaaaaataagaaaaaatgttcaaagcaTCAGTGATCCCATCAATTCCcatatttgatgaaaaatataaactcaCAAATCCAAAAACCTTGATGAACaccaagcacaagaaacatgaagaaaattacaCCAAGGtgtatcataatcaaattgctcgAAAGCAATGATATAATGCTCACAACTTAGGGAATTCTACAGGATAATGGTCAGAAAACATTTCAGCAGTTAAAATTGAGGTGTGAGTAAAGCAACAAGTCTGAAAAGACTACATGCTGTATGATCCAACTATatcacattctggaaaagaaagaagtatagaGACAGTAGAATGATCAGTGGTTGCTGCGGGCTTGAAGGAATGGGAACGGAGGAGGGATGCAGTATCACCACCATTACAATGTTATACAGACTGAAATCAACATTGACTAATTAGTGTGCTTTCCACATATAGCATATTTCAccaagaaaacttaaaagaacTGGGGATATTTAGCCCGGATAAGGGAATGCAtaagagggaaaacaaaaatggctattttcaaatatttaaatagccATAAGGTAAAAGAAAGAACCAAGTTATTCTGAGTATTTTCACAGTACAAAATGAGGATTAGTGGGTAAAGTTCTAGAAAAGcagataatatttatataaagtagctgtttaattttttttagtacgTGAAATTTGATACACAAAGGAATATGTGCAAATGAGG from Neomonachus schauinslandi chromosome 6, ASM220157v2, whole genome shotgun sequence includes:
- the LOC110574164 gene encoding LOW QUALITY PROTEIN: inosine triphosphate pyrophosphatase-like (The sequence of the model RefSeq protein was modified relative to this genomic sequence to represent the inferred CDS: substituted 2 bases at 2 genomic stop codons); the encoded protein is MRHRDKEMEMRKKRLRDKKHRMTMSNINLIRVPERENGKQTFFKEITIDNFPKLIKDINLYIVIQILGNKFPXTLVAXKTDLPEFQGEPDEISIQKCQETARQVQGPVLLEDTYLCFSALGSLPGPYLKWFLEKLKPEGLYQLLAGFEDRLACVLCTFVLSTRDPTKLVSLFRVQIGVPQGFQNFGWDLCFQPDGYEQAYAKMPIAEKNTISHHFQALTELEKHFCSLTLW